TTAAAAAACACCTTTTGATGCTGTCAAAAGGTGTTTTTTTAAATTCTGGCAGGTTAGGATTCGCTAAATGATAAGAAATTCATGATTTTCTCATCGTTTTCTAATGTTTCTATCTCTTTTTTATCATTTTAGAGGGCTAAGATAAGGATGTAGAGAAAAACAAGGAGGAATAAAACATGAAATTAACAACGGCATTATTAACAGGAGCACTTGTCATAGGAGGAATTGGCGCAGGATCACAGTTTATCGGACCGAATGACCGTGTCCAGGCAGAAAAAAAGGCAGAAGAGCAAAATCTTAAAATCAGCTATGAGCAGGCAAAAGAAATCGTACTGAAAGAACAAAAAGGCAGCATTTCAGAAATGGAGCTTGAGCGTGAATCAGGTGCCTGGGTATATGACATCGAAGTTAAGTCGGAAGGAACAGATTATGATTTCCGCGTAAATGCAGACTCAGGAGAAATCACGAAAAAGAAACAGGACGATGACCGGCAGGATGACGACAGGGACGATTCAAACGTTGATTCAAAACAAGTGAAAATCAGTTTGGAAGAAGCAACGAAAATT
The window above is part of the Metabacillus dongyingensis genome. Proteins encoded here:
- a CDS encoding PepSY domain-containing protein, whose amino-acid sequence is MKLTTALLTGALVIGGIGAGSQFIGPNDRVQAEKKAEEQNLKISYEQAKEIVLKEQKGSISEMELERESGAWVYDIEVKSEGTDYDFRVNADSGEITKKKQDDDRQDDDRDDSNVDSKQVKISLEEATKIALNEAKGTVEEAELEDEDGEAVYSFEIKSENGKEAEVEISAETGNVVKTEWEDED